In Cotesia glomerata isolate CgM1 linkage group LG1, MPM_Cglom_v2.3, whole genome shotgun sequence, one genomic interval encodes:
- the LOC123272646 gene encoding uncharacterized protein LOC123272646, producing the protein MFKKWQSLQRSYKRRQSFTQIKNETVFKNKLKELFDIAHTKAVKTLSKEGNEFLLAQRSSGRRGFIDNFPQKPLTYEELMEVDEENSDELVDNSTITPSQDSNTT; encoded by the exons ATGTTCAAAAAGTGGCAAAGTTTGCAGCGTAGTTATAAACGGAGACAATCATTCACGCAAATCAAAAATGAAACTGTTTTTAAGAATAAGTTGAAGGAGTTATTTGATATTGCTCACACGAAAGCAGTCAAAACCTTAAGTAAAGAGGGAAATGAATTTTTGCTAGCCCAGAGATCATCAGGTCGGCGtggatttattgataattttccaCAAAAACCTCTAACATAtgaagaactgatggaggtAGATGAAGAAA attCGGATGAACTGGTTGACAATAGTACCATCACTCCAAGCCAAGATAGTAACACTACTTGA